In Corvus cornix cornix isolate S_Up_H32 unplaced genomic scaffold, ASM73873v5 scaffold3, whole genome shotgun sequence, one genomic interval encodes:
- the LOC120412203 gene encoding LWamide neuropeptides-like, whose protein sequence is MIQQAVAAVCTLYSVAYSGYFLAHLARHLTRGSRAAPPSGTKAASAPPRAPSASKEEAKEEEDSSELPPILGDDGEPPSVPGDEGKHPTVWEYNSEAPVVWGEDGGHHPVWDEDSEAPAAWDKDDGHLPAWNEDRGHPVIWEEEAAILPAWEEDGKHPVAWKEDQEPAAFWEEDGEAPSAWEEDTEAPSAAGSWAEHSDSSTALQPEGREDHSNQDEPALLRHRLLPRQQREGDRGQPLPQRPHARANTAPTRHNEPATAPCRPLRPQPAPSPARTERGSHLRWGRLRAPPLPPQRWFPVTPSMIPA, encoded by the exons ATGATCCAGCAAGCGGTTGCTGCAGTTTGCACTCTGTACTCTGTGGCTTATTCGGGCTATTTTTTAGCCCACTTGGCAC GGCACCTCACGCGTGGATCCCGAGCAGCTCCTCCTTCG GGCACAAAAGCAGCATCAGCTCCTCCTCGGGCTCCCTCTGCTTCCAAAGAGGAGGCcaaagaggaggaagacagCAGTGAACTTCCCCCCATTCTGGGGGATGATGGTGAACCTCCCTCTGTCCCGGGAGATGAGGGCAAACATCCCACGGTTTGGGAATACAACAGCGAGGCTCCTGTGGTGTGGGGCGAGGATGGTGGACATCACCCGGTGTGGGACGAGGACAGCGAGGCTCCAGCAGCATGGGACAAGGACGACGGACATCTGCCAGCGTGGAACGAGGACAGAGGACATCCTGTGATTTGGGAAGAGGAGGCTGCAATTCTCCCGGCATGGGAAGAGGATGGCAAACATCCTGTGGCTTGGAAAGAAGACCAGGAACCCGCTGCATTTTGGGAAGAGGATGGGGAAGCTCCCTCTGCTTGGGAAGAGGACACTGAAGCTCCCTCTGCTGCGGGATCCTGGGCTGAACAttctgacagcagcacagccctgcagccagagggCAGAGAGGA ccacagcaacCAGGACGAGCCAGCGCTGCTCCGGCACCGGCTCCTGCCGAGGCAGCAGCGGGAAGGAGACCGCGGGCAGCCGCTCCCGCAGCGCCCTCACGCCAGGGCGAACACGGCGCCCACACGGCACAACGAACCCGCCACAGCCCCCTGCCGCCCCCTCCGCCCGCAgccagccccgagccccgccAGAACCGAGCGCGGCTCCCACCTGCGCTGGGGCCGCCTCCGAGCTCCGCCGCTGCCGCCTCAGCGGTGGTTCCCAGTCACCCCCAGTATGATCCCGGCATGA